DNA sequence from the Persephonella sp. genome:
ATACCTTGGAGGTTTTGAATCAGGAAAACAGGAGTTCTTCAGGCTGTTTGTGAGAGAACTTCCAAAGGATATAAAAGAGACAGAAAATCCTGAAAAGGTCAGAACCAGCATACAGGTTTTATTAAACCTCAGCGTTCCTATATTCGTTACCCCAAAAGGCTTAAATCCAGTCTACAAAGTTAAGCTTGTAGATGCCCAGAAATCAGAAAAGATAATAACCCTCCGTCTGAAAAACATAGGAAACGGATTTGCCAAGATAATAGGAATAGAGCTTTATAAAGATGACGAGAAGATTTTCTCTACAGATGCCTCAAAGTATATCCTCCCTGATAGATCAATACTCTTAAAGGTTGTCAACATAAAATTAAACAAAGACAAAAAACCTGAGATGATGCCGTTTAAAGACATACCTAACAA
Encoded proteins:
- a CDS encoding fimbria/pilus periplasmic chaperone, with amino-acid sequence MEKFRAKIYIFPFLFLLIFSSVTWALDFSIRPIRIFISNGKTTGVFEIRSLTDKKIALETEVKRWDQDEDGNFILTDTEEMLVVPPYIELEGGQRQLVRVAYLGGFESGKQEFFRLFVRELPKDIKETENPEKVRTSIQVLLNLSVPIFVTPKGLNPVYKVKLVDAQKSEKIITLRLKNIGNGFAKIIGIELYKDDEKIFSTDASKYILPDRSILLKVVNIKLNKDKKPEMMPFKDIPNKIKLIMEDDKEIIFNI